One window from the genome of Haliaeetus albicilla chromosome 26, bHalAlb1.1, whole genome shotgun sequence encodes:
- the TMEM141 gene encoding transmembrane protein 141 isoform X1, which translates to MVNLGLRRVEDSVAAKHPALQQYAACQSHAFMKGIGAFLAGSGAAFAVQKLVNKKLPYSLQWSLLLAGANAFAAGAVGSILVSSAAGSLTSYVVTRAETRKCADFWIYLETGKSPQELAVAGRVSQPAENLPSPEDRESMAPLVRRNKYGDVVE; encoded by the exons ATGGTCAACCTGGGGCTGCGGCGGGTGGAGGACAGCGTAGCCGCCAAGCACCCG GCGCTGCAGCAGTACGCGGCCTGCCAGTCCCACGCCTTCATGAAGGGCATCGGTGCCTTCCTGGCAG GCAGCGGAGCCGCCTTCGCCGTGCAGAAGCTAGTGAACAAGAAGCTGCCGTATAGCCTGCAGTGGAGCCTGCTGCTGGCCGGGG CAAATGCCTTTGCTGCTGGCGCTGTCGGGAGCATCTTGGTCTCTTCAGCTGCAGGGTCCCTCACCAGCTACGTGGTAACCCGAGCCGAGACGCGGAAATGCGCCGACTTCTGGATTTACCTGGAGACAGGCAAGTCCCCACAGGAGCTTGCCGTGGCTGGTAGGGTGTCTCAGCCTGCAG AAAATCTGCCCAGTCCAGAGGACAGAGAGAGCATGGCACCACTGGTGAGAAGGAACAAGTACGGGGACGTTGTGGAGTAG
- the PAXX gene encoding protein PAXX isoform X4 — MAEPAGPFHLLQAGPGRYLCYCRPGPGPGDTVYVTDALEVWAGELGVRPPLGCRCRPEEHATKLREALGRRAASLSLGEGKATLQPRDEAQCSALDLFKLPVIEARSQLQALVFGMAEHVESLERRLEAVVETLASSCSPEKNAAWSQQLFLPGHSESPQLWLLSAAPLFWCPSQHRRGQGSARWLSGCLGCTLLRSHAGHHQAGLLEAHPGLAGLPKQLADLLQSLSCLSLTEADPSPRKNRGAGSALSAKRKIPGESLINPGFKSKRAPSGVDFEDS, encoded by the exons ATGGCGGAGCCGGCCGGGCCCTTCCACCTGCTgcaggccgggccgggccggtaCCTCTGCTActgccgccccggccccggccccggcgacACCGTCTA TGTGACCGACGCGCTGGAGGTCTGGGCCGGGGAGCTCGGCGTCCGCCCGCCGCTCGGCTGC CGGTGCCGGCCAGAGGAGCACGCCACGAAGCTCAG GGAGGCCTTGGGGCGGCGGGCCGCATCGCTGAGCCTGGGTGAGGGGAAGGCCACACTGCAGCCGCGGGACGAGGCCCAGTGCTCGGCCCTGGATCTCTTCAAGCTGCCTGTCATCGAGGCGAGGAGCCAGCTCCAGGCGCTGGTGTTTGGCATGGCGGAGCATGTGGAAAGCCTGGAGAGACGCCTGGAAG CAGTGGTGGAGACACTGGCGTCTTCCTGCAGCCCTGAGAAGAACGCTGCCTGGAGCCAGCAGCTCTTCCTACCAG GACACTCTGAGTCCCCTCAGCTGTGGCTGCTGTCAGCCGCCCCACTCTtctggtgcccttcccagcACAGAAGGGGCCAGGGCTCAGCGCGGTGGCTCTCGGGGTGTCTGGGATGCACTCTGCTCAGGTCACATGCTGGGCATCATCAG gctgggctgcTGGAGGCTCACCCTGGGCTTGCAGGACTGCCAAAGCAACTAGCTGACCTTTTGCAATCCCTGTCCTGCCTGTCCCTGACCGAGGCAGACCCCAGCCCCAGGAAGAACAGGGGTGCTGGCTCAGCTTTGTCAGCCAAGAGGAAGATCCCAGGAGAGTCTCTCATTAACCCTGGCTTCAAAAG CAAGAGGGCACCATCTGGAGTGGATTTTGAGGACTCCTGA
- the TMEM141 gene encoding transmembrane protein 141 isoform X2 produces the protein MVNLGLRRVEDSVAAKHPALQQYAACQSHAFMKGIGAFLAGSGAAFAVQKLVNKKLPYSLQWSLLLAGAAGSLTSYVVTRAETRKCADFWIYLETGKSPQELAVAGRVSQPAENLPSPEDRESMAPLVRRNKYGDVVE, from the exons ATGGTCAACCTGGGGCTGCGGCGGGTGGAGGACAGCGTAGCCGCCAAGCACCCG GCGCTGCAGCAGTACGCGGCCTGCCAGTCCCACGCCTTCATGAAGGGCATCGGTGCCTTCCTGGCAG GCAGCGGAGCCGCCTTCGCCGTGCAGAAGCTAGTGAACAAGAAGCTGCCGTATAGCCTGCAGTGGAGCCTGCTGCTGGCCGGGG CTGCAGGGTCCCTCACCAGCTACGTGGTAACCCGAGCCGAGACGCGGAAATGCGCCGACTTCTGGATTTACCTGGAGACAGGCAAGTCCCCACAGGAGCTTGCCGTGGCTGGTAGGGTGTCTCAGCCTGCAG AAAATCTGCCCAGTCCAGAGGACAGAGAGAGCATGGCACCACTGGTGAGAAGGAACAAGTACGGGGACGTTGTGGAGTAG
- the TMEM141 gene encoding transmembrane protein 141 isoform X3: protein MVNLGLRRVEDSVAAKHPALQQYAACQSHAFMKGIGAFLAGSGAAFAVQKLVNKKLPYSLQWSLLLAGAAGSLTSYVVTRAETRKCADFWIYLETENLPSPEDRESMAPLVRRNKYGDVVE from the exons ATGGTCAACCTGGGGCTGCGGCGGGTGGAGGACAGCGTAGCCGCCAAGCACCCG GCGCTGCAGCAGTACGCGGCCTGCCAGTCCCACGCCTTCATGAAGGGCATCGGTGCCTTCCTGGCAG GCAGCGGAGCCGCCTTCGCCGTGCAGAAGCTAGTGAACAAGAAGCTGCCGTATAGCCTGCAGTGGAGCCTGCTGCTGGCCGGGG CTGCAGGGTCCCTCACCAGCTACGTGGTAACCCGAGCCGAGACGCGGAAATGCGCCGACTTCTGGATTTACCTGGAGACAG AAAATCTGCCCAGTCCAGAGGACAGAGAGAGCATGGCACCACTGGTGAGAAGGAACAAGTACGGGGACGTTGTGGAGTAG
- the PAXX gene encoding protein PAXX isoform X1 → MAEPAGPFHLLQAGPGRYLCYCRPGPGPGDTVYVTDALEVWAGELGVRPPLGCRCRPEEHATKLREALGRRAASLSLGEGKATLQPRDEAQCSALDLFKLPVIEARSQLQALVFGMAEHVESLERRLEAVVETLASSCSPEKNAAWSQQLFLPGHSESPQLWLLSAAPLFWCPSQHRRGQGSARWLSGCLGCTLLRSHAGHHQAGCLLASRRRSGFAALPDQGPWQVHGSLLLWERRPGLALPHPPRCWACQAGLLEAHPGLAGLPKQLADLLQSLSCLSLTEADPSPRKNRGAGSALSAKRKIPGESLINPGFKSKRAPSGVDFEDS, encoded by the exons ATGGCGGAGCCGGCCGGGCCCTTCCACCTGCTgcaggccgggccgggccggtaCCTCTGCTActgccgccccggccccggccccggcgacACCGTCTA TGTGACCGACGCGCTGGAGGTCTGGGCCGGGGAGCTCGGCGTCCGCCCGCCGCTCGGCTGC CGGTGCCGGCCAGAGGAGCACGCCACGAAGCTCAG GGAGGCCTTGGGGCGGCGGGCCGCATCGCTGAGCCTGGGTGAGGGGAAGGCCACACTGCAGCCGCGGGACGAGGCCCAGTGCTCGGCCCTGGATCTCTTCAAGCTGCCTGTCATCGAGGCGAGGAGCCAGCTCCAGGCGCTGGTGTTTGGCATGGCGGAGCATGTGGAAAGCCTGGAGAGACGCCTGGAAG CAGTGGTGGAGACACTGGCGTCTTCCTGCAGCCCTGAGAAGAACGCTGCCTGGAGCCAGCAGCTCTTCCTACCAG GACACTCTGAGTCCCCTCAGCTGTGGCTGCTGTCAGCCGCCCCACTCTtctggtgcccttcccagcACAGAAGGGGCCAGGGCTCAGCGCGGTGGCTCTCGGGGTGTCTGGGATGCACTCTGCTCAGGTCACATGCTGGGCATCATCAGGCAGGTTGCTTGCTAGCTTCCAGGAGGAGGTCAGGCTTCGCTGCTCTTCCAGACCAGGGACCGTGGCAGGTCCATGGCTCCCTCCTCCTTTGGGAGAGGAGACCAGGTTTGGCCCTTCCTCACCCACCACGATGTTGGGcctgccaggctgggctgcTGGAGGCTCACCCTGGGCTTGCAGGACTGCCAAAGCAACTAGCTGACCTTTTGCAATCCCTGTCCTGCCTGTCCCTGACCGAGGCAGACCCCAGCCCCAGGAAGAACAGGGGTGCTGGCTCAGCTTTGTCAGCCAAGAGGAAGATCCCAGGAGAGTCTCTCATTAACCCTGGCTTCAAAAG CAAGAGGGCACCATCTGGAGTGGATTTTGAGGACTCCTGA
- the PAXX gene encoding protein PAXX isoform X8 yields the protein MAEPAGPFHLLQAGPGRYLCYCRPGPGPGDTVYVTDALEVWAGELGVRPPLGCRCRPEEHATKLREALGRRAASLSLGEGKATLQPRDEAQCSALDLFKLPVIEARSQLQALVFGMAEHVESLERRLEVVETLASSCSPEKNAAWSQQLFLPDPSPRKNRGAGSALSAKRKIPGESLINPGFKSKRAPSGVDFEDS from the exons ATGGCGGAGCCGGCCGGGCCCTTCCACCTGCTgcaggccgggccgggccggtaCCTCTGCTActgccgccccggccccggccccggcgacACCGTCTA TGTGACCGACGCGCTGGAGGTCTGGGCCGGGGAGCTCGGCGTCCGCCCGCCGCTCGGCTGC CGGTGCCGGCCAGAGGAGCACGCCACGAAGCTCAG GGAGGCCTTGGGGCGGCGGGCCGCATCGCTGAGCCTGGGTGAGGGGAAGGCCACACTGCAGCCGCGGGACGAGGCCCAGTGCTCGGCCCTGGATCTCTTCAAGCTGCCTGTCATCGAGGCGAGGAGCCAGCTCCAGGCGCTGGTGTTTGGCATGGCGGAGCATGTGGAAAGCCTGGAGAGACGCCTGGAAG TGGTGGAGACACTGGCGTCTTCCTGCAGCCCTGAGAAGAACGCTGCCTGGAGCCAGCAGCTCTTCCTACCAG ACCCCAGCCCCAGGAAGAACAGGGGTGCTGGCTCAGCTTTGTCAGCCAAGAGGAAGATCCCAGGAGAGTCTCTCATTAACCCTGGCTTCAAAAG CAAGAGGGCACCATCTGGAGTGGATTTTGAGGACTCCTGA
- the PAXX gene encoding protein PAXX isoform X7 codes for MAEPAGPFHLLQAGPGRYLCYCRPGPGPGDTVYVTDALEVWAGELGVRPPLGCRCRPEEHATKLREALGRRAASLSLGEGKATLQPRDEAQCSALDLFKLPVIEARSQLQALVFGMAEHVESLERRLEAVVETLASSCSPEKNAAWSQQLFLPDPSPRKNRGAGSALSAKRKIPGESLINPGFKSKRAPSGVDFEDS; via the exons ATGGCGGAGCCGGCCGGGCCCTTCCACCTGCTgcaggccgggccgggccggtaCCTCTGCTActgccgccccggccccggccccggcgacACCGTCTA TGTGACCGACGCGCTGGAGGTCTGGGCCGGGGAGCTCGGCGTCCGCCCGCCGCTCGGCTGC CGGTGCCGGCCAGAGGAGCACGCCACGAAGCTCAG GGAGGCCTTGGGGCGGCGGGCCGCATCGCTGAGCCTGGGTGAGGGGAAGGCCACACTGCAGCCGCGGGACGAGGCCCAGTGCTCGGCCCTGGATCTCTTCAAGCTGCCTGTCATCGAGGCGAGGAGCCAGCTCCAGGCGCTGGTGTTTGGCATGGCGGAGCATGTGGAAAGCCTGGAGAGACGCCTGGAAG CAGTGGTGGAGACACTGGCGTCTTCCTGCAGCCCTGAGAAGAACGCTGCCTGGAGCCAGCAGCTCTTCCTACCAG ACCCCAGCCCCAGGAAGAACAGGGGTGCTGGCTCAGCTTTGTCAGCCAAGAGGAAGATCCCAGGAGAGTCTCTCATTAACCCTGGCTTCAAAAG CAAGAGGGCACCATCTGGAGTGGATTTTGAGGACTCCTGA
- the PAXX gene encoding protein PAXX isoform X6, whose amino-acid sequence MAEPAGPFHLLQAGPGRYLCYCRPGPGPGDTVYVTDALEVWAGELGVRPPLGCRCRPEEHATKLREALGRRAASLSLGEGKATLQPRDEAQCSALDLFKLPVIEARSQLQALVFGMAEHVESLERRLEVVETLASSCSPEKNAAWSQQLFLPGLPKQLADLLQSLSCLSLTEADPSPRKNRGAGSALSAKRKIPGESLINPGFKSKRAPSGVDFEDS is encoded by the exons ATGGCGGAGCCGGCCGGGCCCTTCCACCTGCTgcaggccgggccgggccggtaCCTCTGCTActgccgccccggccccggccccggcgacACCGTCTA TGTGACCGACGCGCTGGAGGTCTGGGCCGGGGAGCTCGGCGTCCGCCCGCCGCTCGGCTGC CGGTGCCGGCCAGAGGAGCACGCCACGAAGCTCAG GGAGGCCTTGGGGCGGCGGGCCGCATCGCTGAGCCTGGGTGAGGGGAAGGCCACACTGCAGCCGCGGGACGAGGCCCAGTGCTCGGCCCTGGATCTCTTCAAGCTGCCTGTCATCGAGGCGAGGAGCCAGCTCCAGGCGCTGGTGTTTGGCATGGCGGAGCATGTGGAAAGCCTGGAGAGACGCCTGGAAG TGGTGGAGACACTGGCGTCTTCCTGCAGCCCTGAGAAGAACGCTGCCTGGAGCCAGCAGCTCTTCCTACCAG GACTGCCAAAGCAACTAGCTGACCTTTTGCAATCCCTGTCCTGCCTGTCCCTGACCGAGGCAGACCCCAGCCCCAGGAAGAACAGGGGTGCTGGCTCAGCTTTGTCAGCCAAGAGGAAGATCCCAGGAGAGTCTCTCATTAACCCTGGCTTCAAAAG CAAGAGGGCACCATCTGGAGTGGATTTTGAGGACTCCTGA
- the PAXX gene encoding protein PAXX isoform X5 translates to MAEPAGPFHLLQAGPGRYLCYCRPGPGPGDTVYVTDALEVWAGELGVRPPLGCRCRPEEHATKLREALGRRAASLSLGEGKATLQPRDEAQCSALDLFKLPVIEARSQLQALVFGMAEHVESLERRLEAVVETLASSCSPEKNAAWSQQLFLPGLPKQLADLLQSLSCLSLTEADPSPRKNRGAGSALSAKRKIPGESLINPGFKSKRAPSGVDFEDS, encoded by the exons ATGGCGGAGCCGGCCGGGCCCTTCCACCTGCTgcaggccgggccgggccggtaCCTCTGCTActgccgccccggccccggccccggcgacACCGTCTA TGTGACCGACGCGCTGGAGGTCTGGGCCGGGGAGCTCGGCGTCCGCCCGCCGCTCGGCTGC CGGTGCCGGCCAGAGGAGCACGCCACGAAGCTCAG GGAGGCCTTGGGGCGGCGGGCCGCATCGCTGAGCCTGGGTGAGGGGAAGGCCACACTGCAGCCGCGGGACGAGGCCCAGTGCTCGGCCCTGGATCTCTTCAAGCTGCCTGTCATCGAGGCGAGGAGCCAGCTCCAGGCGCTGGTGTTTGGCATGGCGGAGCATGTGGAAAGCCTGGAGAGACGCCTGGAAG CAGTGGTGGAGACACTGGCGTCTTCCTGCAGCCCTGAGAAGAACGCTGCCTGGAGCCAGCAGCTCTTCCTACCAG GACTGCCAAAGCAACTAGCTGACCTTTTGCAATCCCTGTCCTGCCTGTCCCTGACCGAGGCAGACCCCAGCCCCAGGAAGAACAGGGGTGCTGGCTCAGCTTTGTCAGCCAAGAGGAAGATCCCAGGAGAGTCTCTCATTAACCCTGGCTTCAAAAG CAAGAGGGCACCATCTGGAGTGGATTTTGAGGACTCCTGA
- the PAXX gene encoding protein PAXX isoform X2 produces the protein MAEPAGPFHLLQAGPGRYLCYCRPGPGPGDTVYVTDALEVWAGELGVRPPLGCRCRPEEHATKLREALGRRAASLSLGEGKATLQPRDEAQCSALDLFKLPVIEARSQLQALVFGMAEHVESLERRLEVVETLASSCSPEKNAAWSQQLFLPGHSESPQLWLLSAAPLFWCPSQHRRGQGSARWLSGCLGCTLLRSHAGHHQAGCLLASRRRSGFAALPDQGPWQVHGSLLLWERRPGLALPHPPRCWACQAGLLEAHPGLAGLPKQLADLLQSLSCLSLTEADPSPRKNRGAGSALSAKRKIPGESLINPGFKSKRAPSGVDFEDS, from the exons ATGGCGGAGCCGGCCGGGCCCTTCCACCTGCTgcaggccgggccgggccggtaCCTCTGCTActgccgccccggccccggccccggcgacACCGTCTA TGTGACCGACGCGCTGGAGGTCTGGGCCGGGGAGCTCGGCGTCCGCCCGCCGCTCGGCTGC CGGTGCCGGCCAGAGGAGCACGCCACGAAGCTCAG GGAGGCCTTGGGGCGGCGGGCCGCATCGCTGAGCCTGGGTGAGGGGAAGGCCACACTGCAGCCGCGGGACGAGGCCCAGTGCTCGGCCCTGGATCTCTTCAAGCTGCCTGTCATCGAGGCGAGGAGCCAGCTCCAGGCGCTGGTGTTTGGCATGGCGGAGCATGTGGAAAGCCTGGAGAGACGCCTGGAAG TGGTGGAGACACTGGCGTCTTCCTGCAGCCCTGAGAAGAACGCTGCCTGGAGCCAGCAGCTCTTCCTACCAG GACACTCTGAGTCCCCTCAGCTGTGGCTGCTGTCAGCCGCCCCACTCTtctggtgcccttcccagcACAGAAGGGGCCAGGGCTCAGCGCGGTGGCTCTCGGGGTGTCTGGGATGCACTCTGCTCAGGTCACATGCTGGGCATCATCAGGCAGGTTGCTTGCTAGCTTCCAGGAGGAGGTCAGGCTTCGCTGCTCTTCCAGACCAGGGACCGTGGCAGGTCCATGGCTCCCTCCTCCTTTGGGAGAGGAGACCAGGTTTGGCCCTTCCTCACCCACCACGATGTTGGGcctgccaggctgggctgcTGGAGGCTCACCCTGGGCTTGCAGGACTGCCAAAGCAACTAGCTGACCTTTTGCAATCCCTGTCCTGCCTGTCCCTGACCGAGGCAGACCCCAGCCCCAGGAAGAACAGGGGTGCTGGCTCAGCTTTGTCAGCCAAGAGGAAGATCCCAGGAGAGTCTCTCATTAACCCTGGCTTCAAAAG CAAGAGGGCACCATCTGGAGTGGATTTTGAGGACTCCTGA
- the PAXX gene encoding protein PAXX isoform X3 — MAEPAGPFHLLQAGPGRYLCYCRPGPGPGDTVYVTDALEVWAGELGVRPPLGCRCRPEEHATKLREALGRRAASLSLGEGKATLQPRDEAQCSALDLFKLPVIEARSQLQALVFGMAEHVESLERRLEAVVETLASSCSPEKNAAWSQQLFLPGHSESPQLWLLSAAPLFWCPSQHRRGQGSARWLSGCLGCTLLRSHAGHHQAGCLLASRRRSGFAALPDQGPWQVHGSLLLWERRPGLPKQLADLLQSLSCLSLTEADPSPRKNRGAGSALSAKRKIPGESLINPGFKSKRAPSGVDFEDS, encoded by the exons ATGGCGGAGCCGGCCGGGCCCTTCCACCTGCTgcaggccgggccgggccggtaCCTCTGCTActgccgccccggccccggccccggcgacACCGTCTA TGTGACCGACGCGCTGGAGGTCTGGGCCGGGGAGCTCGGCGTCCGCCCGCCGCTCGGCTGC CGGTGCCGGCCAGAGGAGCACGCCACGAAGCTCAG GGAGGCCTTGGGGCGGCGGGCCGCATCGCTGAGCCTGGGTGAGGGGAAGGCCACACTGCAGCCGCGGGACGAGGCCCAGTGCTCGGCCCTGGATCTCTTCAAGCTGCCTGTCATCGAGGCGAGGAGCCAGCTCCAGGCGCTGGTGTTTGGCATGGCGGAGCATGTGGAAAGCCTGGAGAGACGCCTGGAAG CAGTGGTGGAGACACTGGCGTCTTCCTGCAGCCCTGAGAAGAACGCTGCCTGGAGCCAGCAGCTCTTCCTACCAG GACACTCTGAGTCCCCTCAGCTGTGGCTGCTGTCAGCCGCCCCACTCTtctggtgcccttcccagcACAGAAGGGGCCAGGGCTCAGCGCGGTGGCTCTCGGGGTGTCTGGGATGCACTCTGCTCAGGTCACATGCTGGGCATCATCAGGCAGGTTGCTTGCTAGCTTCCAGGAGGAGGTCAGGCTTCGCTGCTCTTCCAGACCAGGGACCGTGGCAGGTCCATGGCTCCCTCCTCCTTTGGGAGAGGAGACCAG GACTGCCAAAGCAACTAGCTGACCTTTTGCAATCCCTGTCCTGCCTGTCCCTGACCGAGGCAGACCCCAGCCCCAGGAAGAACAGGGGTGCTGGCTCAGCTTTGTCAGCCAAGAGGAAGATCCCAGGAGAGTCTCTCATTAACCCTGGCTTCAAAAG CAAGAGGGCACCATCTGGAGTGGATTTTGAGGACTCCTGA
- the CLIC3 gene encoding chloride intracellular channel protein 3 — MWAGRGRAPAPTLTPQPPFSQQPPPSMAEKPEIQLFVKASEDGESMGHCPFCQRLFMVLLLKGVPFTLTTVDVKRALDVLKDFAPGAQLPVLLYNGEPKTDTITIEDFLEDKLGPPMFPSLVPRYKESSLAGNDIFHKFSTFIKNPVPAQDEVLQRSLLRALLKLDEYLSAPLEYELAHNPHLRASQRRFLDGDQLTLADCNLLPKLNIVQVVCQHYRRFGIPKDLRGVWRYLNSASETKEFKYTCPNSEEIVQAYRSVVRLLQ, encoded by the exons ATGTGGGCTGGGAGGGGCCGTGCTCCAGCACCCACGCTCACACCACAGCCACCATTCAGCCAGCAGCCACCACCCAGCATGGCCGAGAAACCCGAAATCCAGCTCTTCGTCAAG gcAAGCGAGGACGGGGAGAGCATGGGTCACTGCCCCTTCTGCCAGCGGCTTTTCATGGTGCTACTGCTCAAAGGGGTGCCCTTCACCCTCACCACTGTGGATGTGAAGAG GGCACTGGACGTGCTGAAGGACTTCGCACCGGGTGCCCAGCTGCCTGTTTTGCTCTACAATGGCGAGCCCAAGACTGACACCATCACCATTGAGGACTTCCTGGAGGACAAGCTGGGCCCCCCCAT GTTCCCCAGCCTGGTCCCACGGTACAAGGAGTCCAGCCTGGCTGGGAATGACATCTTTCACAAGTTCTCCACCTTCATCAAGAACCCGGTGCCTGCCCAGGACGAGG TGCTGCAGCGGAGCCTGCTGCGGGCCCTGCTGAAGCTGGACGAGTACCTGAGTGCCCCCCTGGAGTATGAGCTGGCCCACAACCCCCACCTCCGAGCCTCCCAGCGCCGCTTCCTTGATGGGGACCAGCTCACGTTAGCCGACTGCAACCTCCTGCCCAAGCTCAACATCGTTCAG GTTGTGTGCCAGCATTACCGCCGCTTTGGGATCCCAAAGGACCTGCGGGGCGTGTGGCGCTACCTCAACAGTGCCAGTGAAACTAAGGAGTTCAAATACACCTGCCCCAACAGTGAGGAGATTGTACAAGCCTATCGCTCCGTGGTCCGGTTGCTGCAGTGA